One genomic region from Pseudomonadota bacterium encodes:
- a CDS encoding M23 family metallopeptidase encodes YYSGKLVIIDHGLEIFSLYMHLDEISCRPGETVQGGQIVGRSGNSGRVTGPHLHWGVKIAGSFIDPLRFSEESKYLNLLPWQEAGGG; translated from the coding sequence TTATTACAGTGGTAAATTGGTTATTATCGATCATGGTCTGGAAATCTTTTCTCTCTATATGCATCTTGATGAAATCAGCTGTCGCCCGGGGGAAACGGTTCAGGGGGGGCAGATTGTCGGTCGTTCGGGAAACAGCGGTCGCGTGACCGGACCCCATCTGCACTGGGGGGTGAAGATCGCGGGAAGTTTTATTGATCCCTTGCGTTTTTCCGAAGAAAGTAAGTATCTTAATCTATTACCCTGGCAGGAAGCCGGC